AATCTTGTGAAACCAGtcctttttaatattttttattattatttgatcagtataaatattaaattatttttaataaataaattttactaattataTGTGTAActctaaaaaatatgaaaacaaaCTATATTGATTCGTATGTATAAAATTTGAGTAAATATAAACGTAAACTATATACTTTTTATGTACAGAACTCTTGTATTATTCTTTGCattattagtaattaaattatttaaattcatgAATGAACCGAATGAATGAATAAACTTAacaataacacaaaaaattgaAGCACCAACCAAATGGATTACTTTGGAATATTTACGGCTAGAAATGTTCGCACTAAAAGCCAGTGGTGACATAACTTGCATGTTTGTCAAAATCTAGTTATTATATTTCGGAGCCGAATTACCAAACCTATCCATTAATTAATTTACAATCACATAAACATATCATAaagcatatatatacatatacattttcaaaattaaagttttataTATATGGCGATCATGAGAAGAATaatgaagaatatgttaattattattttcctAGCTGCTGAAGGCATGGTTGTTGGGTCGAGATTATTATTCAATGTGGTGGGGTATAGAGATCCAGCAGTGCCTGCAGTTTACATATTTGGGGACTCAACTTTTGATGTTGGTACCAACAATTTCTTGAATGATACAAAGTCAAAGGCTGATATGCCATTTTATGGGATTGATTATTCTCCTTCTCAATCCAAGCCTACTGGAAGGTTTAGCAATGGTTATAACACTGCTGATTGCATTGGtaaacttattattattagtaattaaGAATAATCATGCtacttattattatcattatttaatttgtttgaataACATTTGTGTATTAACactgattaaaaataattttatgattattcaAGCTAAATTATATTACATATATACTCTTTAATTTGCGTTATACTTACATTTTAATTTACTTTCGTATTTAAAACTACAAAGTAAAATCACAACAGTTCAAAAGCTGCAACATTTTTTGAatgtttattaaatattaactctTCATATTGTGGGGGTTATAAGCCGTCAAAGAAAGACCAGGGAACAACAGCTGCATGCATATGTATATAATTGCCATCATGCATCCATGTTTTAGTTGTAGTGATTATTCAAATCCGATGAAACCAATAATATTGAGTTAGATAATTTAATGGATAATCTAACGCAATATACTGAATTAGTACGATTATACCAGCGGTTATTAGAAATCGCTACAAAAACTAATCCTCACATCCTAAAGGACCAGATTAATAAACCATTGCTGGTCAATTTTTTATACAATTTCTAAATAAATCGCTGTTATTTGGCATTTTTTTGTAGTGCAATTCAagcattaatattttaatgcaTGATATGATATATAGATGGATCGTAATAATATACATgttattctaataattaattaatctatAATAGTGTTTGTTTTCTGGGTCATGGTCAGTGCAATTACTAGGATTCAAGGAGAGTCCACCGCCATTTCTGTATCTTGTAGAAAATGATACAGAAGATTTCAACACCCAAATCCTTAAGGGAGTCAATTTTGCTGGAGGAGGAGCAGGGATTCTCCACCACACTGGAAAAAAACGCTTTGTATATCTCTCTCTATCTCCCTCCGTTTAACTTAGACAATTTAATTCCTTAATAGGTTGCATTAGGTAAGTAGTTAAaaagtttaatattttatcaatgtgtcatgttaaataaaatatgacaTGCTATATGAAGTACTATACACACATTATTTAACAAGATATTCTTTTCTCAAGTTCATTTACACTTCAAACACGACTTAGATATAATGTTAATATATATAGTTCACTAATATTGGTTATTTGAACATGAAAAAATATAGgtagataatgaaaatattaaacaatgtgaacaataaatatatcgaatgtttattttactaggtatacggatgattattttaatattaaaatttagatgattAATTTAGAGAtgtagtatgtttttattttattagtcgttattcatattgttcaaGATGGCTATTGTTTACCTAGTACTCTCCTTTGAACATTGGtagtttaataaataataaaaaataaatcttaattGGTTGATTAACATGTAATACGATTTTGATATCAGTATTTCCTTAATGACTAAACATACATTTTttgtcaattaaaaaataatttaaatacacaaTTAATTAGTAATGTATTTTTACACAGATGCTAAGAGTATTTGGTGTATGaataatgtttttcgaaaactaaaacaTGAGTATATGGATGGAAACATGCAGGGGAGGGTTATATCCATGGAAGAACAAATTGAACAATTCTCAAGAGTTGGCGACAATATGACACGGTATCTAAATGAAAGTGCCGCAAAAGGTATAATCAACAAATCTCTAATCCTTATAAGTGTGGGAAGCAATGACATAAATGAATTCTTGATGTTCAATGTAAGCAACTCCAGCAGCCTCATCCAACAACTGCAACAATTCTTGCCGGACTTGATCGCTAGCTACCAAGCTCATCTCACGGTCTTCTTCTTTCATTCCCATTACAtactttccttttttatttatttatttacttttttattaaaaataaataaatttttattcatgaAAGACATTAAACGGCATATAATAAGTAGTAGAGACACGTTAGATTTAGCTctaaaagtgaaaaataaatattcttaCTATGCTGAATTATAGACTAAAAGTGAATATATATTTCGATTACAAAGAATCTTAGATAACAAAAGTGAAGACAAATATATGTCTCGTTAATTAATTTATAGATTCATATAGTACATATTATAATATAGTGAAAtatcttttcctcttttttgaactattttgaatctattctgatggtttcagtggctaagagaaggggggttgaatcttagccccctttttctGACGTTAGCACTTGCTGACCTTTagaggagacttttctgtttttgctcgtcactagacacgagcaactttgttttgtctcgtcccttgccacgagaatttttgttttgtctcgtcacttggcacgagataattctggcttttgctcctgtgtagtagaaaatagaaatggagtagaaagagaagaagattgcacccagatatatcctggttcggctgctaagtgcagtgcagcctacatccagtctccatcacaaacatgatggaatttcactatactcaatctgattacaacttgtaaagtgctaacccaacttacaaggggattcccacagaatcatgatacacaacatagatgaacaaaggaacgctaagacatctatggctttttcttttaattttgcactctctgcctttttccgctctatggcttttttatacaaacctcacttgtttgcctttttccatgagactcaagacatgacaaaattaaacagaaaaattacaaaacagagaacattgaaggagaagagaaaactgttagctcaggtagctctgagaactctgtgccttgcacactcaaattttctccttgcttcaaacagtggttgttccccctttttaaagaagaggaaagcctccacacttgaagccaaaaccgaaccaactttcttcctccttcaacaaaccggttcggccacacagagagagaagagataaccatgcattaaccaacatgcaattacctctagtcctttcttgatcatcacccttcatcaatccgggctctccatccttggcttcctctccaagatggatttctggcccttgatgcctcatgatgatgatgacttcatctgcttcaatctctgccttcaaccatcacttcgccactctaactactccctgtggtggttgagcagaatcaaagacaagccatgcttcaagaatctcctctagctggccgaatcttcttcttcctttttgagcatgaaaggctCAAGATAGCttcaccaaatctaaccacatttggtAAGCATCTTAGCCACAGCTCACTTTTATTTTAGTGTGTTTTCTTgtcatcattagcttgatggtcttgatgcatgcaactctttctttttctttgttgatgATCACGGCGTCCATGGTTTACTGGACAAAGaccaaagagagaagaagaaagagatgagtgAGAAtgtgaaattaaagtaaaagcaattaaatgaCATATAGCATATTGATGGCTAGCTTTTACTTCCCATGCTTTGAGTGGAGTGTTGCATTGGTCATAATGATTCCCATCAAATCAAAGTCAAGttctctctcatgtttccaatgctagcttatttaaatttgaaatccattcTTAGCAAGCAATGGAATCCGTTGGAGAGTATGAAGCTTTATTTCTTTGCTTCATGGATTCGGTCAAGCATGAGGAACTCTCCTTTCAAATAGAATTGGGCTTGGTTGCAATGATAATTAAATCAGGCCCAAgaataacatttgctttcctgataaaTCTTGGATCAAGCATAGAACACACAAGAAAGCATCTGTTTGGGCTTgcatcaataatatttattctggcccattaatataaaatttcagcCTCATAATATAAAGCATGCAACAAGGCTTAATTATTGGGCTTAAGTCAGAAACTCATTTCTCGGCCCATCATaaaatctgcacaacaaaattattaattaagcataTATGAATTaggattaaattaataattttgtatttaaatatttcaataatgtttgttcatcatcaaaattaaataagagttttccaaactcatcatatTCTCGATATGAATTTTTTTCAGCTAATTTGATCTTAAAAGATAGAGTCTTTATGGGGTCAAAGCTCATCCTTAAAGCTTAGGGCTAATTAAATTGACACCTCTACTTTTCATTACTTCGAAGGATTGGTAGTAGTGGTGTCCCTAGTATATACAAAATTTATCTAAGATAATAaagtatttatattttcatatatttttttattagtttaaattatttaaaaaaataattttataatataatattaaaatttttttgacttaaaaatttagagtaattcaattgttgttaaataaaaagaaaaagacaatctaaaaaaaacttatacaaatttaacaaaaaattttgtacGAAAagtgtattaaaaatataatcattcatgtgttttttttattagtttaagtttttaaaataagCGGTATTGTAAAAGAATGTATCAAGACTAtaacaaaaatcatttttaatggTAAATTTTTAGTGACAATAACATAATGGCCACTATATGTCTTATTTGGTAATTATATATTTGTCATTATTACTATATGTTACAATGACAATGGTATATTTTTTACTATCATTAAAAAGGTCTTTCACACAATTatacaattactattaaaactttttaacaacaaaatataaaataagtaatGTCTAATTGttgataaatatattaatagctATTTTTACTGtagctaaaaataaaataaataactacaaattaaaaaaatgatttttatagTAGTTTAGTTTCTCCCTCTCtcacatatttttaaataggAATGACTAATACTATCAACAgttctatttattttaatatttaataattatttaacaatatttttagaATGGTTGTGGTgaagattttattttgttattctcttttaattatttttccttcATAGATCACTATcaatattaataactaaaattataaattatttatacgAATGAACTAACTTTTAATCAATTCGGATTAATTGTGCTAGCCttatttccaataataataatattaaggaGAAGTATAGGATACTAATATATTATCtggggttaagtatgattttggtccttAACGTAGGagctaaaaatttttttcgttcCTCGCCTTTTTTTTGTTCCAAAATGGTCCCCaaaattttagtttgttttaaaacCGTCCTTCGGACCAAAATGCCCCTATCCCTTCTTCCCCAAAATTCTCCCTTCTTCCCCAAAATTATGCAAAGCACCAGCACCatcacaaccaccaccacccacCACCTACCacctaccaccaccaccaccaccaccaccattatcaGAACTCAGAAtcagaacaacaacaacaacaaccaccaccaccaccaccaccaccactaccatcatcatcatcattataatTCAGAATCAGAACAACCACCACCACTGCACCCCCCATCCACTGCCACTCCATCACCAGCATCCATCACACCAAAACATCAAAAAATCCAGAAAAATCAACATCAGAAAATCAGAAAAATCAAAACATCAGaaaatcaacatcatcatcgtcatcctCATCAAAACCCAGAATTTAGAAAATCCAGAAAAATCAAACAACAATGTTACTCAGAATCAGaaaattatcatcatcatcaagaaccCAGAATcaacatgaagaagaagaagaagaagtggcgGGCGGCGGACAACGGCTCGGCGGTGGTGTCGgcgggaagaagaagaaaaagaagaagaagaagaggcggACAGNNNNNNNNNNNNNNNNNNNNNNNNNNNNNNNNNNNNNNNNNNNNNNNNNNTATcccctcctttctttcttttttttctttttttatttatttattttatatttattttattttataatttttttaataaagggtaatttggtaaataaaaaaatataattggtaaaaatgacgattttaaaacaaactgaaacttTAGGGACCATTTTAGAGCGAAAAAAAGGCGagggacgaaataaattttcatccCCTACGTtggggaccaaaatcatacttaactctattatctgccaacttattgtcaacaataattaattattatattttaaacacatgTATAAAAAGGTACatccagaaaatatatttataaagacaCTTCCATTAGATACGatcataaaaaagatatttttattagatacaTCCATAAAAACACTTCCATAAAATATCGTTATAAACAAGAGTCGACAGAAATTGACAAAAATACTGTTGGTAATATAGCAGgattgtaataataatattaataataataatatctaacaATTATTGTCCTTTGATCATTACAGAATTTAATAAACCTGGGAGGCAGAAAATTTGGCATACTAGGTCTTGCTCCTCTTGGTTCTGTCCCAGATGTGCGTGGAAGTTATGGTGGTAACTCTTCGAATGAAATCAATGCTGTTGCTCAACTCTTCAACTATGGATTGTATTATATGCTGCTAGATTTGAACTCATCAAAGTTTCCTGAATTTAATTTCTCCTTTGGAAACACATATTCAATTACCACTGAAATGATCAACAATCCTGCATCACTTGGTAAACATGCATCTGACTCTAGCTAATTCAATTACCTTTGTTTCAAGGGTTTTATGTGTCAGGAAATTTGCTAAGATTATTGTTATAATGGAAATTAAAGTTTCAAAGTTTATTATCTACCTATTtcaaaaaattgtaaataatcacaaattaaaaaagaaagtaataaatGAATTTTGAATAATGTTTATAATGTATAAATACAGTAAATTCCACTTAAataaatttacatatatatatatgtataactaatttttattcaattatcACAATTAAATTAAGAGTGTTATTGGAAAAAGGACAATAATTATCTTAAGatattaactttttaatttttgaataattattttaatttaaaatacagAGCATATGGAAATCTTAAATGTTTAAGGATGCATTTTCATTTATATATAATGCTAGCAAAATTCTTTTctgaaaataatataaatttctaTTAATACTAGacttattttctttaattaagtATAATCATGGAAGGGTTATAACTTTTATGGTAAGTTGTTCATCATGATAGATtgcacaaaataaaacaagttgAGTTCATTTCTTggcaaaaattaataaaaattttgtggCAAAATCACTTTtcctaaaaatttaagtttattcAAAAACATATGTAAATGCTTATATCTCTAAGAGATTTGATTATATTTAATGAAGGTCTGTAGCAACTGCTTGCTGCGGAAATCAAACTCTCACCGGTGGAATCCCATGTAGCCCAAATGCGACAGTATGCGAATTCCGCCACAAATTCTTGTTTTGGGATAGGCACCATCCAACTGAATATGGCTCTCAGCTTGCTGCCAATGATCTTTTCAATGGCGGATCTGAATTTGTGTCACCCTTCAATTTAAGTACATTGGTTCAAACTTCATGATTCTCATAAGTCATATCTCCTACATGCTTTAATAGGATTttcaataaatgaaaaataacaatcaaAGATATGACgagtagaaaaaaaaataacaataaaatatatgagGGGTAGAAAATTAGAATAATGTAATATGTATCCTAAAGactcaatttattttctttaatttgtttcttttggggttattctttttattatttctctttttcctcctaGCTATTTCAGAATCAAAGTTGATCTAATTatcgagaaaaagaaaaaaattggtggAAAGTCTTTGACAAACTATGAAACACTTGTTTGATATAGAGTTATATAATTTCAATGCAATATTTTAATCCATCTTGATCTGTGTGGTTGTTATTCGAAATTCGGAAAATATGTATTTGgacttttttgaattttctaaaactttttttggaccttgaatttcaatttaataatttttttatgcaaccTAAGTTAGGGTTGGCAATTAAGCACAAGGCTTGCAACCTAAATTCATATCTATTCAATTTGCTTATCTTTCTCGAATAAAACCGGATAATAGATTTAGAGATAACATATGTGACAAATAGTAAAGGTTTAAGGTAATGCATAGATAATGATTTATAAGTTGCTctaatctaacatatatataggtATCTCTTAAATAGTATAAATCAATTTAGttcctaattttttaatataataaattacgTTCACTACCATCTTTATAAATGTGACCCTTATTAGTTTTTGAACAAATTTCTGCCTCAATTATTTGTGTAGTTCTTATATAGGCAGTAAAATGAATATTATCAACTAATTGAAGtaaatactttttaattataGTCAATATAATGACAGAAATGAAGTCATGTGACTTAATtggtatttattaattttttttattaagtctTATGAACCAATTGAAAATACTATATACCTAAGTAAAAATTGCTCACATCCAGTAGTAGTCGTTACAGTACCAATGCAAGGATTTAATATGACTATGCTAATATGAGAATGTTTAGAGTgaggtgaaaattcaggtggaatcgactttacgtgaaattgatatctgagagtcgttaaataaaaatttagtcaaatcagtcaaattatctatctaacgactctcaggCAAGGTAGCAAAAATCGCGTCTTTAATCGTAGAAACGGACGATTCTACGTTCTTGTAAGTGTTTTGCGTGTCCGTTTCTACTTCCGTTCCTGATAAAACTCAGAAACATAGAATTGCCGTGGAAGATCGTGGGATCGTAAAATCGTCTTCGTCTCCCCCGCGTCAAAAGCAAGACAATTTGGAAGATGAATAATAGTGGGTTTGGAATGACCCGCTTGGTCCAACCCGGATCTAACCAAAAAACCCTTCAATTTTTTCACCGTCTTAATTCAATcttttcaatttcagttttaatttaaaatactgTAACCTCCTGTCACTCTCCTACTCTTCCTGACTGGCTGACTCCCACTTCCTTAACCTATCGCATTCCAGTTCTGCACttttatagtttttattttgggaCTCTGCACTTCTGCGGTTTTGTCATTGTTGCCTTCTCCACGACAAATTAGCATCTTCAACTCTGCTTTGTGCATGTAAGATCCTCGACTCCTTCTCATACTTcttgattttaatttctttaccATCATTATATTCAACAAATTAGCAAATAAATTATAGTTGGCTCGTTGCCAATATGATATGAATCATATGATACACTTATAAATATTGGAAATTTGGGAATCGGGATTAGGACATCAGGATTTAGGTGCATATGCTTTACCTGTTATTGTTattcacaattcacaaaaatcaaAGAGTGATATATTTCTATTGCTACAGGATAAAGCCTAAATGCTTACATTACATAATAACATAGTTAATTATATATTCATTTATATACTTTACTTATGAatgtttaaactttattttaagttttaactatATGCTCTATTTAATTTCAATACTTCAATTTAGTTGTTATTGGATATGAATAAGAATTGTGGTATcaattttatttgttctttatttttaattatgaaaaatactTTTGCTAATATCACTTTGTGGATATGTGAGAAAAATTGCAGCTGTTGGCCTGTTGCTTCTCAAAGTTAATAAATTCAGTGAAGTATCTCAAGTTTTTAAGTCTCAAATTTAAAGACTCTGAGGTAAGCTtctcaaataattaaaatagagttTAAGCTTGCTActacaaatcaaataaagaatatAATTTACTCTCAATTGTGAACTTGTTGACATCAAATTAGAGTTTCTTATACCAACTATATTATTAGATAGTAGATAATAGAACAAAGTTattgattaaaataaagatCATTTATGTTAGTATTTAGATAATAGTGGCATGTATGTTTATTTGTTCAATTGACTAGCATTAGTAGATATATATGATTTTGTATATAAGTTTGTTCTAGaagaaaatttataatttcatctTGTTAAAGATTGTTAACTATTTACTGAAACTAGTGACAATATCCGATATTTATATAGGCCTTTGTGTAATTGTGTATTAATATTTAGCATATTTAGTTCTTGTGCTGTAATTGGTAATTAGTTGCTCCAATTGATGTGTTTGagagtataaataaaaatttatgttacAGGGAACACGTTCATATCTTTGGTAATGttcaatatgattttttttttttttaatgctagCTAGTTAAGCACGGATGAAACAAATATTTTGGGGTTCATATTCATGATCTATTCAAGAAGTGGCTATGAAATTTTCTTGATAAGTTATCTTTGGTTATGATGTTTCAtaaatactgaaatttattgGACCATATAAGGCTTTGTGTAGAGAATTTGATATATAGTGCAccattttcttttgaaaattatgtgaatttattgcattttttatagtaatatttaaatattctcACTTGATAATGCATTCATTAGTTTGCTGTATATCAAAttgttcaaattttattaatgtattgtattatttgtttattactACTATATTTGGGGCTTTAAACCCCTCcctcgaaaaaaaattaatactataTTATCACTTCAAAAGTCATAGTTTAGTCTTAAGGAATTAATTGTTTTGTTCTATTTATTTAGGTTTGAAATGGCTTCAAATGCGAATAATGGTGAAAATAATACTGGGGCTAAAATTATTGGTGGTGGTGCATCTGAGAAGATCGCTAAAAATACTCTAGAAAATAGGAGTGACAAAGCTTGGAAGCATGGAATTTCTATTGATGAAGAtgccaagaaaataaaatgtaagTATTGTGATAAGGTTGTGACAGGAGGAGTGTATAGGTTGAAATATCATTTGGCAggaacaaaaaaatatgttgAACCTTGTATGAGTGTTTCTGATGAGGTTAAAAAGGAgatgtttgatattgttgttggtttgcaaaaaaaaaattggttaagaAGACAAGAGACTTTGAGAGAATGATACAAAGTAAAGATgaaggagtagaagaagaaggggatGCTTTAGTTggtgagaaaaaaaaagggaaaagaaatagAGATATCAGCAAGTCTCTTTAAGAAAAGGGGTGTGAACACTCAAACAACAATCAACTCTATTTTTAAAAAGGGTCTAAGGGAAGAGGCGTGTGATGAAATTGCTTCGTTCATCTACAATAATGATATTCCCTTTAATGTTGCAAGATCTGAATAATAGCATAGCATGTTTGAGAAGGTTGCCCGCCATGGATTAGGATTCAAGCCACCCTCTTATGATGAGTTAAGagaaaaattattgaagaagaaggtaGAGTCAACCAAACTAATATTAGAACATAAAGCTGAATGGAAAAAAGTGGATGCACTATTATAACAGATGGTTGGATAGATGAAAGAAGGAGAACTATTCTCAACTTCCTTGTGAATAGTCCTAAAGAAACTATTTTCTTGAAATCGATTAATGCTTCTGATATATGCAAAACAGCTGAAAAGATATTCAAGATGATTGATGAAGTTGTAGAGGAAGTGGGGGAAGAGAATGTGGTTCAAATTGTAACTGATAATGCAGCTAACTACAAAAAGGCAGGATAAATGTTAATGGAAAAGAGAAAGAATCTTTATTGGACTCCTTGTGCCGCTCCTTGCATTGATTTGATGCTTGAAGATTTTGAGAAGAAGCTAGCTCTTCACAAAGACACCATTGCTAAAGGAAGAAGACTTACCACTTACATATATTCTAGGACttctctaatttttcttttgcaacaaTACACCAAAGGAAGAGATTTGGTGAGATCAGGTATGACACGATTTGCTACTTCCTACCTTACTTTGGGTAGTCTTAATGAGAAAAAGAATCTAATAATTAGAATGTTCATCTCAGATGAGTGGAAGACAAGCAAGTGTTCAAAGACAAGGgatgaaaaaaaaacattgaaaaTATTGTTTTGGATAAAACATTTTGGAAAAACATTATCCATTACTTGAGAGGTGTTTATCCTCTTCTTCACGTGCTCCGTATAGTGGATTCAGAGAAAAACCCAGCTATAAAATACATGTATTCTGAAATTGATCGTGTTaaagaaaagattaaaaatgtttttcaaagtGTTGAAGCAAGATAATAAAACTAGTAATAAGTaaacatttttctttcagtattaccatttaattatttactaattaggTAATTGTCTAATTCATtattttcatgttctttttAGTTATAAGCCTTTGTAGAATATTATTGATGAAAGATGGAACAAGCAACTCTTTAAGCATTTGCATGCTGTAGGCTATTATTTGAATCCACAAATTTAATATAGTCCTAATTTTAAGGTTGAGTATGATGTTAAGAAAAGACTTTATGATTGTTTGGATATACTTGTAGTAGATCCTGCACTCATTATAATTATTGATAGTCAACTTGAAGATTTCAAGAGTAAGGCTAAATTTTTTAGTACAG
The genomic region above belongs to Arachis duranensis cultivar V14167 unplaced genomic scaffold, aradu.V14167.gnm2.J7QH unplaced_Scaffold_165934, whole genome shotgun sequence and contains:
- the LOC107477966 gene encoding GDSL esterase/lipase At4g16230-like, producing MRRIMKNMLIIIFLAAEGMVVGSRLLFNVVGYRDPAVPAVYIFGDSTFDVGTNNFLNDTKSKADMPFYGIDYSPSQSKPTGRFSNGYNTADCIVQLLGFKESPPPFLYLVENDTEDFNTQILKGVNFAGGGAGILHHTGKKRFGRVISMEEQIEQFSRVGDNMTRYLNESAAKGIINKSLILISVGSNDINEFLMFNVSNSSSLIQQLQQFLPDLIASYQAHLTNLINLGGRKFGILGLAPLGSVPDVRGSYGGNSSNEINAVAQLFNYGLYYMLLDLNSSKFPEFNFSFGNTYSITTEMINNPASLATACCGNQTLTGGIPCSPNATVCEFRHKFLFWDRHHPTEYGSQLAANDLFNGGSEFVSPFNLSTLVQTS